The following proteins are encoded in a genomic region of Glycine soja cultivar W05 chromosome 17, ASM419377v2, whole genome shotgun sequence:
- the LOC114392725 gene encoding oxysterol-binding protein-related protein 4B-like codes for METKIVLARPFSLESESDPDANYKAPNILRRILSLFSNVRPGSDVSCFKLPPVFNMPKSELQCYGECVYSTALDMLSNINRGNTPLDRLISVVAWSISTVRPLWFGVAPYNPTLGETHHVSKGNLNVLLEQVSHHPPVSALHATDDKENIEMIWCHSTVPKFTGTSVEAHVHGKRQLKLHNHGETYEMNAPNLLIRIFPIPGNDNVGDVSIRCLETNLVAELSYISQSFFRFGTNRRQIKGKIIDSLSAKLLYKIEGHWDSTVTVKNTDNAEVRVIYDANEVISGLQAPIVMDPESVWPTETTLVWSELSQAIVNKDWEKATEAKKTVEERQRELQRERESKGKTWIPKHFRVSYSKEEGWDCSPIQKSVPNAPIVTL; via the exons ATG GAGACAAAAATAGTGCTCGCAAGGCCATTCTCGCTAGAGAGCGAATCAGACCCAGATGCAAATTATAAAGCTCCAAATATTTTGCGGCGCATATTAAGTCTCTTCAGTAATGTGCGCCCAGGATCTGATGTCTCTTGCTTCAAG CTGCCACCTGTGTTCAACATGCCGAAGTCAGAGCTTCAGTGCTATGGGGAGTGTGTATATTCCACAGCGTTAGACATGCTAAGCAACATCAACAGAGGCAACACACCATTGGATAGACTCATATCTGTTGTTGCATGGAGCATTTCTACCGTACGCCCCCTGTGGTTTGGTGTTGCTCCCTACAATCCCACTCTTGGTGAGACTCATCATGTTTCCAAAGGAAACCTCAATGTCTTACTCGAACAG GTTTCACATCACCCTCCGGTATCTGCTCTCCATGCCACCGATGACAAGGAAAACATAGAAATGATATGGTGCCACTCTACTGTTCCAAAATTCACAG GTACTTCAGTTGAAGCTCACGTGCATGGCAAACGGCAGCTGAAGCTCCACAATCATGGAGAGACCTATGAAATGAATGCTCCTAATCTCCTTATCAGAATTTTTCCAATCCCTGGGAATGATAATGTTGGCGATGTCAGTATCCGGTGCCTAGAAACTAACCTTGTGGCAGAATTAAGCTACATAAGCCAATCTTTCTTTCGGTTTGGGACAAATCGGAGACAGattaaaggaaagatcattgatTCATTGTCTGCCAAGCTTCTGTATAAAATTGAAGGTCATTGGGATAG TACTGTAACAGTGAAGAATACAGACAATGCAGAAGTAAGAGTGATATACGATGCAAATGAAGTTATTTCAGGACTCCAAGCTCCTATTGTCATGGATCCGGag AGTGTGTGGCCAACAGAAACCACTCTTGTTTGGAGTGAGTTGAGCCAAGCCATCGTGAACAAAGACTGGGAAAAAGCAACAGAAGCAAAGAAAACAGTGGAGGAAAGACAAAGGGAGCTCCAAAGAGAAAGAGAGTCAAAAGGGAAAACTTGGATTCCTAAACACTTTAGAGTGTCTTATAGCAAAGAAGAGGGTTGGGACTGTTCACCAATTCAAAAGTCAGTCCCAAACGCCCCTATCGTCACCTTGTAA
- the LOC114392906 gene encoding uncharacterized protein LOC114392906: MGACFSCNSSSTLKNIRVVHLNGYVEDFDQPISVRQVIGYPKKHFVCTSTQLLSPCSTSMNGDTNLQPGQVYFMLPYSVLQADVSPVDLAGLAKRLTTIAKSGPLSSQTQTFWNSPSRSPGGVGVAEKYGVGLMNIGGRSPSKVQPWKPILDTITEKPFHKRSESDLQES; encoded by the coding sequence ATGGGGGCTTGTTTTTCATGTAACTCATCCTCCACATTGAAGAATATCCGTGTGGTTCATCTCAATGGTTATGTAGAGGATTTTGATCAACCAATTTCAGTGAGGCAAGTAATTGGATACCCCAAAAAACACTTTGTTTGCACTTCCACTCAGCTTCTTTCCCCATGCTCAACATCAATGAATGGAGACACCAACCTCCAACCTGGTCAAGTGTATTTCATGCTACCATACTCGGTACTACAAGCCGATGTTTCGCCGGTGGACCTGGCTGGCCTTGCAAAGAGACTCACCACAATAGCCAAATCAGGTCCTTTGTCAAGCCAAACCCAAACATTTTGGAATTCACCCTCCAGGAGTCCTGGTGGAGTTGGGGTGGCAGAGAAATATGGTGTTGGTTTGATGAATATTGGAGGAAGAAGCCCTAGTAAAGTGCAACCTTGGAAACCTATCTTGGACACCATAACAGAGAAGCCATTCCATAAGAGAAGTGAATCGGATTTGCAAGAAAGTTAA
- the LOC114393013 gene encoding oxysterol-binding protein-related protein 4B-like isoform X1 gives MDTKIVLSKPLSLEGQSDSDEHYEAPNILHRILSLFKNMRQGSDLSCFKLPPVFNMPKSQLQCYAESVYCTSSDLLSNLNSGKTPLDRLILVVAWSISTIRPLRFGVAPYNPTLGETHHVSKGNLNVLLEQVSHHPPVSALHATDDKENIEMTWCHSPISKFNGTLVETKVHGKRQLKLQNHGETYEMSSPNLVIRILPIPGTDWVGNVSIRCQETGLVAELNYIGQSFFGFRAGRRLIKGKIFDSLSMKILYKIEGHWDSTVTVRNTTNTEARVIYDAKEVLSGLQAPIVQDPESVWPTETALVWGELSQAILSKDWEKAREAKKTVEERQRELFKERESKGGNWVPKHFLVSYSKEGGWECSPIQKSVPKAPIATL, from the exons ATG GACACAAAAATTGTGCTCTCAAAACCATTATCACTTGAAGGCCAATCAGATTCCGATGAGCATTATGAAGCTCCAAATATTCTGCATCGCATATTAAGTCTCTTTAAGAATATGCGACAAGGATCTGATCTCTCATGCTTCAAG CTGCCACCTGTGTTCAATATGCCAAAGTCACAACTACAGTGCTATGCAGAATCTGTATATTGCACATCATCAGATTTACTAAGCAACCTCAACAGTGGAAAGACACCACTAGATAGACTTATATTAGTTGTTGCATGGAGCATTTCTACCATACGTCCTCTAAGGTTTGGAGTTGCTCCCTACAATCCCACTCTTGGTGAAACTCACCATGTTTCCAAAGGAAACCTTAATGTCTTACTCGAACAG GTTTCACACCACCCTCCGGTATCTGCCCTTCATGCCACTGATGACAAGGAAAACATAGAAATGACATGGTGCCACTCTCCGATTTCAAAGTTCAATG GTACTTTAGTAGAAACTAAGGTGCATGGCAAACGGCAGTTGAAGCTCCAGAATCATGGAGAGACTTACGAAATGAGTTCTCCTAATTTGGTTATCAGAATTCTTCCAATCCCTGGGACTGATTGGGTTGGCAATGTCAGCATCCGGTGCCAAGAAACAGGCCTTGTGGCAGAATTAAACTACATAGGCCAATCTTTCTTTGGATTCAGGGCAGGTCGAAGACTTATTAAAGGGAAAATCTTTGACTCATTGTCTATGAAGATTCTATACAAAATTGAAGGCCATTGGGATAG TACTGTAACAGTGAGGAATACTACTAATACAGAAGCAAGAGTGATATATGATGCAAAAGAAGTTCTTTCTGGACTTCAAGCTCCTATTGTCCAGGATCCAGAG AGTGTGTGGCCAACAGAAACAGCCCTTGTTTGGGGTGAGTTGAGCCAAGCCATTTTGAGCAAAGACTGGGAAAAAGCAAGAGAAGCAAAGAAAACTGTGGAGGAAAGACAGAGGGAGCTCTTCAAAGAAAGAGAGTCAAAGGGGGGAAATTGGGTTCCAAAACACTTCTTGGTGTCTTATAGCAAAGAAGGGGGTTGGGAATGTTCACCAATTCAAAAGTCAGTCCCAAAAGCCCCAATCGCCACCTTGTAA
- the LOC114393438 gene encoding subtilisin-like protease SBT2.5, producing MRLLEFGCVLIVLSALLVSGDAEVYIVTVEGDPIISYTGGIDGFKATAVESDEEIDTTSELVTSYARHLEKKHDMLLGLLFEEGTYQKLYSYRHLINGFAVHISPEQAETLRHAPGVKSVERDWKVKRLTTHTPQFLGLPTGVWPTGGGFDRAGEDIVIGLVDTGIYPQHPSFATHNSEPYGPVPKYRGKCEADPETKRSYCNGKIVGAQHFAHAAIAAGSFNPSIDFASPLDGDGHGSHTASIAAGNNGIPVRMNGHEFGRASGMAPRARIAVYKAIYRLFGGFVADVVAAIDQAVYDGVDILNLSVGPDSPPAATKTTFLNPFDATLLGAVKAGVFVAQAAGNHGPLPKTLVSYSPWIASVAAAIDDRRYKNHLILGNGKTLAGIGLSPSTHLNETYTLVAANDVLLDSSLMKYSPTDCQRPELLNKNLIKGNILLCGYSFNFVVGTASIKKVSETAKALGAVGFVLCVENISLGTKFNPVPVGLPGILIIDVSNSKELIDYYNITTPRDWTGRVKSFEGKGKIGDGLMPILHKSAPQVALFSARGPNIKDFSFQEADLLKPDILAPGSLIWAAWCPNGTDEPNYVGEAFAMISGTSMAAPHIAGIAALIKQKHPHWSPAAIKSALMTTSTTLDRAGDPLLAQQTSESEAMRLVKATPFDYGSGHVDPTAALDPGLIFDAGYEDYIGFLCTTPSIDVHEIRNYTHTPCNTSMGKPSNLNTPSITISHLVRTQVVTRTVTNVAEEETYVITARMEPAVAIEVNPPAMTIKAGASHQFLVSLTVRSVTGRYSFGEVLMKGSRGHKVRIPVLANGYRR from the exons ATGAGATTGTTGGAGTTTGGGTGTGTGTTGATTGTTCTATCTGCACTTCTGGTTTCTGGGGATGCTGAGGTTTACATAGTAACTGTTGAAGGTGACCCTATCATAAGTTATACTGGAGGTATTGATGGGTTTAAAGCTACTGCTGTGGAATCTGATGAGGAGATTGATACCACAAG TGAATTGGTTACTTCTTATGCTCGCCATCTTGAGAAAAAACATGACATGCTGCTGGGGTTGCTGTTTGAGGAAGGGACATACCAGAAACTTTATAGCTATCGACATCTTATAAATGGGTTTGCTGTTCATATTTCACCAGAACAG GCAGAAACTCTAAGACATGCTCCTGGAGTGAAATCTGTTGAGAGGGACTGGAAAGTGAAGAGACTTACAACACATACCCCACAATTTTTAGGGCTTCCAACTGGGGTTTGGCCAACAGGAGGTGGCTTTGATCGGGCTGGAGAAGACATTGTGATTGGACTTGTGGACACAGGGATCTATCCTCAGCACCCAAGTTTTGCAACTCATAATTCTGAGCCATATGGGCCAGTTCCAAAGTACAGAGGAAAATGTGAAGCTGATCCAGAAACTAAAAGAAGTTACTGTAATGGGAAGATTGTTGGAGCACAACACTTTGCTCATGCTGCAATAGCTGCTGGGTCATTTAACCCTTCAATTGACTTTGCTTCTCCTCTTGATGGAGATGGACATGGAAG TCATACAGCCTCTATTGCGGCCGGAAATAATGGAATTCCTGTGAGGATGAATGGCCATGAATTCGGGAGAGCGAGTGGGATGGCTCCTCGTGCTAG GATTGCTGTCTACAAGGCAATTTATAGACTGTTTGGAGGGTTTGTTGCAGATGTAGTTGCTGCAATTGATCAG GCTGTATATGATGGAGTTGATATACTCAACCTTTCAGTTGGACCCGACAGTCCTCCAGCAGCCACCAAAACTACATTTTTGAACCCTTTTGATGCCACACTTCTTGGAGCCGTGAAAGCTGGTGTATTTGTTGCACAGGCTGCTGGAAATCATGGTCCTCTTCCTAAGACATTGGTTTCATATAGTCCATGGATAGCATCTGTAGCAGCTGCAATTGATGATCGtagatataaaaatcatttgATCCTTGGAAATGGAAAAACCTTAGCAGGAATTGGGTTATCAC CTTCCACACATTTAAACGAAACATACACATTGGTTGCCGCAAATGATGTGTTGCTAGATTCTTCACTTATGAAGTATAGCCCCACGGATTGCCAGAGACCAGAACttttaaataagaatttaataaaGGGAAATATTCTTCTCTGTGGATATTCCTTCAACTTTGTTGTTGGCACTGCATCGATCAAGAAAGTCTCAGAAACAGCAAAGGCCCTTGGTGCAGTTGGATTTGTTCTTTGTGTTGAAAACATTTCCCTAGGAACAAAATTTAATCCAGTTCCTGTTGGCCTTCCTGGGATTCTCATCATAGATGTCAGCAATTCAAAG GAACTGATAGATTATTATAATATCACTACACCAAGAGACTGGACTGGGCGAGTAAAGAGTTTCGAAGGTAAAGGTAAAATCGGTGATGGTTTGATGCCTATTCTGCATAAATCTGCACCACAGGTAGCATTATTCTCTGCTCGAGGGCCAAATATAAAGGACTTCAGCTTCCAAGAGGCAGATCTTCTCAAACCAGATATATTAGCTCCTGGTTCATTGATTTGGGCTGCTTGGTGTCCAAATGGAACTGATGAGCCAAATTATGTTG GTGAAGCGTTTGCCATGATATCTGGAACCAGCATGGCTGCACCACATATAGCTGGAATTGCTGCTCTTATAAAGCAGAAGCATCCTCATTGGAGCCCTGCAGCCATTAAATCAGCTTTGATGACTACATCAACGACTCTGGACAGAGCAGGGGATCCTCTTCTAGCCCAGCAAACTTCTGAATCAGAAGCTATGAGGCTGGTCAAAGCTACTCCTTTTGATTATGGGAGTGGTCATGTTGATCCAACTGCTGCATTGGACCCTGGGCTCATCTTTGATGCAG GGTACGAGGATTATATAGGCTTCTTGTGCACAACACCTAGCATTGATGTTCATGAGATAAGGAACTACACTCACACCCCATGTAACACCTCCATGGGCAAaccatcaaatttaaacacCCCATCAATCACAATTTCCCATCTTGTGAGAACTCAAGTTGTCACGCGCACGGTCACAAATGTTGCCGAGGAAGAAACCTATGTGATCACAGCCAGAATGGAACCGGCTGTTGCCATTGAAGTCAACCCTCCAGCAATGACTATCAAAGCAGGCGCATCGCACCAGTTTTTGGTGTCACTTACAGTGCGCTCGGTGACAGGAAGGTATAGTTTTGGAGAGGTTTTGATGAAAGGGAGCAGAGGGCACAAGGTGAGGATTCCTGTTCTGGCCAACGGATACCGACGATAG
- the LOC114392525 gene encoding oxysterol-binding protein-related protein 4B-like: protein MEVTKGKETKIVLTKPFQLEAESDLEPSYRAPHLLHRLLSLLKNVRPGSDLTNFQLPPVFNFPKSQLQCYGESVYCTSSNLLSQCNSGQSPLDRFTSVVAWSISTTRPTSFGVAPYNSTLGETHHVSKGNLNVLVEQVSLNPPVSALHATDEKENIEMIWCQQPVPKFRGTSIEAQVHGKRLLKLQNHGETYEMNSPHLSIRILPVPGIDWVGNVNIRCPETGLVAEISYRSSHSFLGFGGSRKLIKGKILDSSLLKVLFEVDGHWDKIVRVKDTNSGEVRVIYDAKEAISGLKTPIIKDVESVWPTESALVWSELSQAIMNKDWERAREAKQDVEERQRNMLRDRAMKGETWFPKNFRVSYSKDTWEWDCSPTHKWVPEAPIIAQ, encoded by the exons ATGGAGGTAACAAAAGGGAAGGAAACTAAAATTGTTTTGACGAAACCCTTCCAATTGGAAGCTGAATCAGATTTAGAACCGTCTTATAGAGCCCCCCATCTCCTACATCGCTTGTTAAGTTTACTCAAGAACGTGCGGCCAGGATCAGATCTCACAAACTTCCAA CTGCCGCCTGTGTTTAATTTCCCAAAATCTCAACTTCAATGCTATGGTGAATCAGTGTACTGCACATCTTCCAACTTGCTAAGCCAATGCAACAGTGGGCAGAGTCCACTGGACAGGTTCACATCAGTAGTAGCATGGAGCATATCTACCACACGCCCCACATCTTTTGGTGTTGCTCCTTATAATTCCACTCTTGGAGAGACCCACCATGTTTCCAAGGGCAATCTCAACGTCCTAGTTGAGCAG GTTTCACTCAATCCTCCAGTATCTGCCCTCCATGCAACAGATGAGAAGGAAAACATTGAGATGATATGGTGCCAGCAGCCTGTTCCAAAGTTTCGGG GTACATCTATTGAAGCTCAAGTGCATGGTAAACGGCTGCTGAAGCTCCAAAATCATGGAGAAACATATGAAATGAATTCTCCTCACCTTTCAATTAGAATTCTTCCGGTTCCTGGGATTGATTGGGTTGGCAATGTTAATATAAGGTGCCCAGAGACAGGTCTGGTAGCTGAAATATCATACAGATCAAGCCATTCTTTTTTAGGATTTGGGGGAAGTCGTAAATTGATCAAAGGGAAAATCCTTGACTCTTCATTACTCAAAGTTCTCTTCGAAGTTGATGGTCATTGGGATAA GATAGTTAGAGTGAAGGATACAAATAGTGGAGAAGTGAGAGTGATATATGATGCCAAAGAAGCCATTTCAGGTCTCAAAACTCCTATTATCAAGGATGTGGAG AGTGTGTGGCCAACCGAATCAGCCCTTGTTTGGAGTGAGTTGAGCCAAGCCATTATGAACAAAGATTGGGAAAGAGCAAGAGAAGCAAAGCAAGACGTGGAAGAAAGACAGAGGAATATGTTGAGAGACAGAGCCATGAAAGGAGAAACTTGGTTTCCTAAGAATTTTAGGGTGTCTTACAGTAAAGACACATGGGAATGGGACTGTTCACCAACTCATAAATGGGTCCCTGAGGCCCCCATCATAGCTCAATAA
- the LOC114393013 gene encoding oxysterol-binding protein-related protein 4B-like isoform X2 — MRQGSDLSCFKLPPVFNMPKSQLQCYAESVYCTSSDLLSNLNSGKTPLDRLILVVAWSISTIRPLRFGVAPYNPTLGETHHVSKGNLNVLLEQVSHHPPVSALHATDDKENIEMTWCHSPISKFNGTLVETKVHGKRQLKLQNHGETYEMSSPNLVIRILPIPGTDWVGNVSIRCQETGLVAELNYIGQSFFGFRAGRRLIKGKIFDSLSMKILYKIEGHWDSTVTVRNTTNTEARVIYDAKEVLSGLQAPIVQDPESVWPTETALVWGELSQAILSKDWEKAREAKKTVEERQRELFKERESKGGNWVPKHFLVSYSKEGGWECSPIQKSVPKAPIATL; from the exons ATGCGACAAGGATCTGATCTCTCATGCTTCAAG CTGCCACCTGTGTTCAATATGCCAAAGTCACAACTACAGTGCTATGCAGAATCTGTATATTGCACATCATCAGATTTACTAAGCAACCTCAACAGTGGAAAGACACCACTAGATAGACTTATATTAGTTGTTGCATGGAGCATTTCTACCATACGTCCTCTAAGGTTTGGAGTTGCTCCCTACAATCCCACTCTTGGTGAAACTCACCATGTTTCCAAAGGAAACCTTAATGTCTTACTCGAACAG GTTTCACACCACCCTCCGGTATCTGCCCTTCATGCCACTGATGACAAGGAAAACATAGAAATGACATGGTGCCACTCTCCGATTTCAAAGTTCAATG GTACTTTAGTAGAAACTAAGGTGCATGGCAAACGGCAGTTGAAGCTCCAGAATCATGGAGAGACTTACGAAATGAGTTCTCCTAATTTGGTTATCAGAATTCTTCCAATCCCTGGGACTGATTGGGTTGGCAATGTCAGCATCCGGTGCCAAGAAACAGGCCTTGTGGCAGAATTAAACTACATAGGCCAATCTTTCTTTGGATTCAGGGCAGGTCGAAGACTTATTAAAGGGAAAATCTTTGACTCATTGTCTATGAAGATTCTATACAAAATTGAAGGCCATTGGGATAG TACTGTAACAGTGAGGAATACTACTAATACAGAAGCAAGAGTGATATATGATGCAAAAGAAGTTCTTTCTGGACTTCAAGCTCCTATTGTCCAGGATCCAGAG AGTGTGTGGCCAACAGAAACAGCCCTTGTTTGGGGTGAGTTGAGCCAAGCCATTTTGAGCAAAGACTGGGAAAAAGCAAGAGAAGCAAAGAAAACTGTGGAGGAAAGACAGAGGGAGCTCTTCAAAGAAAGAGAGTCAAAGGGGGGAAATTGGGTTCCAAAACACTTCTTGGTGTCTTATAGCAAAGAAGGGGGTTGGGAATGTTCACCAATTCAAAAGTCAGTCCCAAAAGCCCCAATCGCCACCTTGTAA